From one Staphylococcus kloosii genomic stretch:
- a CDS encoding DUF6501 family protein — translation MLHETWKDNTPLKTVEVVHTDAQKFKVSNMLTIGKQYDVINETEEYYQIVDNSGLVGGYYKEYFKEV, via the coding sequence ATGTTACATGAAACTTGGAAAGACAATACACCATTAAAAACTGTAGAGGTTGTTCATACTGATGCACAAAAATTTAAAGTTTCTAATATGTTAACTATCGGTAAACAATACGATGTAATCAATGAAACAGAAGAATATTATCAAATCGTTGATAATTCAGGTCTTGTCGGTGGTTATTACAAAGAATATTTTAAAGAAGTGTAA
- a CDS encoding Mid2-like cell wall stress sensor domain protein, with translation MGFWILFGITVLIAVYSFIVLITASPNKSQKRTNDANKASNKKVYGIIFVVFLVIAIIEIIVFANS, from the coding sequence ATGGGCTTTTGGATTCTATTCGGTATAACGGTATTAATAGCCGTGTACTCATTCATTGTGTTAATAACGGCTTCTCCAAACAAGTCTCAAAAACGCACTAATGATGCTAATAAAGCTTCTAACAAAAAAGTATATGGCATTATTTTCGTAGTGTTTTTAGTCATAGCAATTATAGAAATTATTGTATTTGCAAATTCATAA
- a CDS encoding HAMP domain-containing sensor histidine kinase, with amino-acid sequence MTKRRLKTQWMIITTTITFSTILIFSIIIIFYVSNALRQNEIAEAERSSNDINNLFETKPIDHISPLDLNASLGNYQKVMLFNNNEKLKLETSNDNSINFSPDLHVHSFHHQEIKSDHGVNYLIITNKIDSQSFSGYSVIVHSLKNYNALVNSLYLFALTFGIIATLLTAMISYIVSSQITKPLITMSNKMRQIRRDGFQEKLELPTSYEETDHLIDTFNAMMAQLEESFNQQRQFVEDASHELRTPLQIIQGHLNLIQRWGKKDPAILEESLDISLEEMSRITKLVEELLLLTKENNSVNDREIESVDINKEIYSRIKSMEHLHPDYTFNFEPFDKPLNIKINRYQFEQILIIFIDNAIKYDQNNKFIQIQTNLKNKQISIEVTDHGMGIPKEDIEFIFDRFYRVDKSRARNLGGNGLGLSIAKKIIEYYNGTIQVDSEVGKYTTFKITF; translated from the coding sequence ATGACTAAAAGAAGACTAAAAACCCAATGGATGATAATAACGACGACGATTACTTTTTCAACAATATTAATCTTTAGTATCATCATCATATTTTATGTCAGCAATGCACTAAGACAAAATGAGATTGCAGAAGCCGAACGCAGTTCTAATGACATCAATAATTTATTCGAAACGAAACCCATTGATCATATTTCACCTTTAGATCTAAACGCTTCTTTAGGAAATTATCAAAAAGTTATGCTTTTTAATAATAATGAAAAATTAAAACTAGAAACATCTAATGATAATTCGATTAATTTTTCACCCGATTTACATGTACATAGTTTCCATCATCAAGAAATAAAATCTGACCACGGTGTCAATTATTTAATTATTACTAATAAAATTGATTCTCAAAGCTTTAGCGGTTATAGTGTCATTGTTCATTCATTAAAAAATTACAATGCCTTGGTGAATTCATTATATTTATTCGCTCTAACATTTGGCATTATTGCTACTCTATTAACTGCGATGATCAGTTACATTGTTTCTTCACAAATAACAAAACCACTGATAACTATGTCTAATAAAATGAGACAAATACGCCGTGATGGTTTCCAAGAAAAATTAGAATTACCGACTAGTTACGAAGAAACCGATCACCTTATCGACACATTTAATGCCATGATGGCGCAATTAGAAGAGTCATTTAACCAACAGCGACAATTTGTTGAAGATGCTTCACATGAATTGCGTACACCGTTACAAATTATTCAAGGGCACTTAAACTTAATTCAAAGATGGGGCAAAAAGGACCCTGCAATTTTAGAAGAATCATTAGATATCTCACTAGAAGAGATGTCACGGATTACAAAATTAGTAGAAGAATTATTATTATTAACGAAGGAAAATAATTCAGTTAATGATAGAGAAATTGAAAGTGTCGATATTAATAAAGAAATCTATTCTAGAATTAAGTCTATGGAACACTTACATCCAGATTATACTTTTAACTTCGAACCTTTTGATAAACCATTAAATATTAAAATAAATCGTTACCAATTCGAACAAATATTAATAATTTTTATTGATAACGCCATTAAATATGACCAAAATAATAAATTTATTCAAATTCAAACTAATTTAAAAAACAAACAAATTTCTATAGAAGTCACCGACCACGGTATGGGTATTCCAAAAGAAGATATTGAATTTATCTTCGATAGATTTTACAGAGTTGATAAATCACGCGCGCGTAATTTAGGCGGCAATGGCTTAGGATTATCAATAGCTAAAAAAATAATTGAATATTATAACGGTACGATACAAGTTGATAGTGAAGTAGGAAAATATACTACTTTCAAAATCACTTTTTAG
- a CDS encoding VOC family protein, protein MNGLRSVTTGTNDLQKTKTLFSDILGLSVEEKNGALRFGDAELNSGTRIHFVEIPNYHCTNNHIDSIGLRIPTDEGIAEYQSILDNANIDYSATTDLNGHQYFQFKDHNGQSFEIYSNEHNTGTPLGMPTFDSVVNPLHQIQGLGPVIVKVNELVLTQSILTKVFSLEHFAEYLPYDDAPQKIQVFKIGDGGLGGELHIYSAEDDVKMPEHGIVEQVEFATESPEIYQNAVQQLEIIGIPYQTLDQGESKSLRISENSGITFILTLENIK, encoded by the coding sequence ATGAATGGTCTTAGAAGTGTTACTACAGGTACTAATGATTTACAAAAAACCAAAACATTATTTAGCGATATACTCGGACTTAGCGTAGAAGAAAAAAATGGCGCATTAAGATTTGGTGACGCTGAACTTAATTCGGGAACACGCATACATTTTGTAGAAATTCCTAACTATCATTGTACAAATAATCATATTGATAGTATTGGCTTACGTATACCTACTGATGAAGGTATTGCAGAATATCAATCAATATTAGATAATGCAAACATTGACTATAGTGCTACGACAGATTTAAATGGACACCAATATTTTCAATTTAAAGACCATAATGGTCAATCATTTGAAATTTATTCAAATGAGCATAATACGGGCACTCCACTTGGTATGCCGACATTTGACAGTGTTGTTAATCCTTTACACCAAATCCAAGGCTTAGGACCTGTTATAGTAAAAGTAAACGAGCTTGTTTTAACACAATCTATTCTAACTAAAGTTTTCAGTCTAGAACATTTTGCTGAATATTTACCTTATGACGATGCACCACAAAAGATTCAAGTCTTTAAAATTGGTGATGGTGGCTTAGGTGGGGAATTGCACATATATTCAGCCGAAGATGATGTTAAAATGCCGGAACACGGTATAGTAGAACAAGTAGAATTTGCAACTGAGTCGCCAGAAATATACCAAAATGCAGTTCAACAATTAGAAATAATTGGTATTCCGTATCAAACTCTAGATCAAGGCGAATCAAAATCTTTAAGAATATCAGAAAATAGCGGTATTACATTTATCTTAACGCTAGAAAACATTAAATAA
- a CDS encoding type 1 glutamine amidotransferase family protein: MNLLKNAQSIAYANSKEYDVIYFTGGHGVMFDFPDNQFIQAAINEVYNHDSIYSS; encoded by the coding sequence ATGAATTTGTTAAAAAATGCGCAGTCAATTGCTTATGCAAATTCTAAAGAATATGATGTTATTTATTTTACTGGTGGTCACGGTGTTATGTTTGACTTTCCTGACAACCAATTTATACAAGCTGCAATAAATGAAGTATATAATCATGATAGTATATATTCTAGCTAA
- a CDS encoding 2-oxoglutarate dehydrogenase E1 component: MSNERQVSEAPVNFGTNLGYVLDLYDIYLEDPSAVPEDLQVLFSTIKNGEADIVTKASADRGDAKGDSTIKRVMRLIDNIRQYGHLLADIYPVNRPERKHVPKLNIEDFNLDQETLESISAGIVSEHFKDIYDNAYEAIDRMERRYKGPIAFEYTHINNNKERVWLKRRIETPYKATLNENQKIELFKNLAHVEGFEKYLHKNFVGAKRFSIEGVDTLVPMLQQTLRLAGDEGIQNIQIGMAHRGRLNVLTHVLEKPYEMMISEFMHTDPMKFLPEDGSLQLTNGWSGDVKYHLGGVKTTDSYGIEQRISLANNPSHLEIVAPVVLGKTRASQDDTEQAGSVTTDFHNAMPILIHGDAAYPGQGINFEAMNLGGLEGYSTGGTLHIITNNRIGFTTEPEDGRSTTYSSDIAKGYDVPIMHVNADNVEATIEAIEIAMAFRKEFHKDVVIDLVGYRRYGHNEMDEPSITNPIQYHEIRKHDPVDVLYGKQLVEDKILSEDEMNSIMDEVQKTLRSAHDKIDKSDKMDNPDMQRPESLENPLQGDDKEFSFDHLKEINDAMLNYPSGFNVMKKLNKVLEKRREPFESEEGLVDWAQAEQLAFATITQDGKPVRLTGQDSERGTFSHRHAVLHDPETGDTYTPLHNVPDQKATFEVYNSPLSEAAVVGFEYGYNVQNKDCMTIWEAQYGDFSNMAQMIFDNFLFSSRAKWGERSGLTLFLPHSFEGQGPEHSSARLERFLQLAGENNMTVVNLSSASNYFHLLRLQAANLGTQSMRPLVVMSPKSLLRNKTVADPISKFTSGKFEPILPEEHDKSAVKKVILASGKMFIDLKEYLADNPNESILIVAVERLYPFPASEIEALLDDLPNLENVAWVQEEPKNQGSWSFVYPYLKELTIDKYDLSYHGRIQRSAPAEGDGEIHKLVQNMILEQSTNNN; the protein is encoded by the coding sequence ATGAGCAACGAAAGACAGGTTTCCGAGGCACCTGTAAATTTCGGGACAAATCTTGGCTATGTACTTGATTTGTACGACATCTATTTAGAAGATCCATCTGCAGTTCCTGAAGATTTGCAAGTCCTTTTCAGTACAATTAAAAACGGTGAAGCAGACATCGTAACGAAAGCAAGCGCCGATCGAGGCGATGCAAAAGGTGATAGCACGATTAAACGTGTTATGAGATTAATTGATAATATTAGACAATACGGGCATTTATTGGCAGATATTTATCCGGTTAATCGTCCTGAAAGAAAACATGTACCAAAGCTAAACATTGAAGATTTTAATTTAGACCAAGAAACATTAGAATCTATCTCGGCCGGTATTGTTTCAGAGCATTTCAAAGATATTTATGACAATGCATATGAAGCAATTGATCGTATGGAAAGACGTTATAAAGGGCCAATAGCTTTTGAATACACGCACATTAATAACAACAAAGAACGTGTTTGGTTAAAGCGTCGTATAGAGACACCTTATAAAGCCACACTAAATGAAAACCAAAAAATTGAATTATTCAAAAATCTTGCACATGTTGAAGGTTTTGAAAAATATTTACACAAAAACTTTGTAGGTGCTAAACGTTTCTCTATAGAAGGCGTTGATACACTAGTACCTATGCTACAACAAACTTTAAGATTAGCTGGCGATGAAGGAATTCAAAACATTCAAATTGGTATGGCACACCGTGGTAGATTAAATGTGCTAACTCACGTGTTAGAAAAACCATATGAAATGATGATTTCTGAATTCATGCACACTGATCCAATGAAGTTCTTACCTGAAGATGGTAGTTTGCAACTAACTAATGGTTGGTCTGGAGACGTTAAATACCACTTAGGTGGCGTTAAAACTACAGACTCATATGGTATCGAGCAACGTATATCATTAGCTAACAACCCAAGTCATTTAGAAATTGTTGCACCAGTAGTCTTAGGTAAAACGAGAGCAAGCCAAGATGACACTGAACAAGCAGGGTCTGTAACGACAGATTTCCATAATGCGATGCCAATTCTTATTCATGGTGACGCTGCTTATCCAGGTCAAGGTATTAACTTTGAAGCAATGAACCTTGGTGGTTTAGAAGGCTATTCTACAGGTGGTACTTTGCATATCATCACGAATAACCGTATTGGATTCACTACTGAGCCAGAAGATGGCCGTTCAACTACTTATTCTTCTGATATTGCTAAAGGTTACGATGTGCCAATTATGCATGTTAATGCCGACAATGTAGAAGCAACTATCGAAGCCATCGAAATCGCTATGGCATTCAGAAAAGAATTTCATAAAGATGTAGTAATTGACTTAGTAGGTTACCGTCGTTATGGCCATAACGAAATGGATGAGCCATCAATTACTAATCCAATACAATATCATGAAATTCGCAAGCATGATCCAGTAGATGTATTGTACGGAAAACAATTAGTTGAAGATAAAATTTTATCTGAAGATGAAATGAATTCAATTATGGATGAAGTACAAAAAACATTACGTTCAGCTCACGATAAAATTGATAAAAGCGATAAAATGGACAATCCTGATATGCAACGTCCAGAAAGCTTGGAAAATCCATTACAAGGTGACGACAAAGAATTTAGCTTTGACCATTTAAAAGAAATCAACGATGCAATGTTAAATTATCCATCTGGTTTCAATGTGATGAAAAAGTTAAATAAAGTTTTAGAAAAACGTAGAGAGCCATTCGAATCAGAAGAAGGCTTAGTAGATTGGGCACAAGCTGAACAATTAGCATTCGCAACAATTACACAAGATGGTAAACCAGTACGATTAACTGGACAAGACAGTGAACGTGGTACATTCAGTCATCGACATGCAGTATTACATGACCCTGAAACTGGTGACACTTATACACCATTACACAATGTTCCAGATCAAAAAGCGACTTTTGAAGTGTATAATTCACCACTATCAGAAGCAGCTGTCGTTGGATTTGAATATGGTTACAACGTACAAAACAAAGACTGTATGACTATTTGGGAAGCACAATATGGTGACTTTTCAAATATGGCACAAATGATTTTTGACAACTTCTTATTTAGTTCAAGAGCTAAATGGGGTGAAAGATCAGGATTAACTTTATTCTTACCTCATTCATTTGAAGGTCAAGGTCCTGAACACTCTTCAGCAAGATTAGAAAGATTTTTACAACTTGCTGGTGAAAATAATATGACTGTTGTTAACTTATCTAGTGCTAGTAACTATTTCCATTTATTACGTTTACAAGCAGCTAACTTAGGTACACAATCAATGAGACCACTTGTAGTAATGTCACCTAAAAGTTTATTACGTAATAAAACTGTAGCTGACCCAATATCAAAATTCACTTCTGGAAAATTCGAACCAATCTTACCAGAGGAACATGATAAATCAGCTGTTAAAAAAGTTATTTTAGCATCTGGAAAAATGTTTATTGATTTGAAAGAATATTTAGCTGATAATCCAAACGAATCCATTTTAATCGTTGCAGTAGAAAGACTATATCCTTTCCCTGCTTCAGAAATTGAAGCGTTATTAGACGATTTACCAAACTTAGAAAATGTCGCTTGGGTACAAGAAGAACCGAAAAACCAAGGCTCATGGTCATTCGTTTATCCTTACTTGAAAGAGTTAACAATTGATAAATATGATTTAAGCTACCATGGTCGAATTCAACGTTCAGCACCAGCTGAAGGTGATGGAGAAATTCATAAACTCGTACAAAATATGATATTAGAACAAAGCACAAATAATAACTAG
- a CDS encoding ArsR/SmtB family transcription factor has product MIQETLEIFKRGTKILNILQDEKRQQILVLLCREKQLTVNQITLLLPISRPAVSHHLKLMLDAGILSVSQVGLERYYSSDLEDTLDWLKELTSSLEADLAD; this is encoded by the coding sequence ATGATCCAAGAAACATTAGAAATATTTAAGCGAGGAACAAAAATTTTAAATATCCTTCAAGATGAAAAAAGACAACAAATTCTTGTTTTATTGTGTAGAGAAAAACAATTAACAGTTAACCAGATTACTTTATTATTACCCATTTCACGTCCAGCTGTTTCTCACCATTTGAAGTTAATGTTAGATGCAGGTATTTTATCTGTCAGTCAAGTAGGACTTGAGAGATACTATAGTTCAGATTTAGAAGATACTTTAGATTGGTTAAAAGAATTAACTTCTTCTCTCGAAGCAGATCTTGCAGATTAG
- the sucB gene encoding dihydrolipoyllysine-residue succinyltransferase — protein MPEVKVPELAESITEGTIAEWLKQVGDSVDKGEAILELETDKVNVEVVSEDAGVLQETLANEGDTVEVGQAIAVVGEGEPSNSGSSESQGSSDKEASASSDDKAEASNDQQPATSEVSESSSSDNGQRVNATPSARKYAREKGIDLNDVASNSGDVVRKEHIDQSQNKQASSSNAADSSKKEEAKAPANQNPSKPVRREKMSRRKKTASKKLLEVSNNTAMLTTFNEIDMTNVMNLRKRKKEQFIKDHDGTKLGFMSFFTKAAVAALKKYPEVNAEIDGDDMITKEFYDIGVAVSTDDGLLVPFVRDCDKKNFAEIEAEIANLAVKARDKKLGLDDMVNGSFTITNGGIFGSMMSTPIINGSQAAILGMHSIITRPIAIDADTIENRPMMYIALSYDHRIIDGKEAVGFLKTIKDLIENPEDLLLES, from the coding sequence ATGCCAGAGGTAAAAGTTCCAGAATTAGCAGAATCAATCACAGAAGGTACCATTGCAGAATGGTTAAAACAAGTAGGAGATAGCGTAGATAAAGGTGAAGCTATCTTAGAATTAGAAACAGATAAAGTTAACGTAGAAGTAGTTTCAGAAGATGCGGGCGTACTTCAAGAAACTCTTGCTAACGAAGGCGATACTGTTGAAGTAGGTCAAGCAATTGCTGTTGTAGGCGAAGGTGAACCTTCAAATAGCGGTAGTAGCGAATCACAAGGTTCTTCAGATAAAGAGGCAAGTGCATCTTCAGATGACAAAGCTGAAGCTTCTAACGATCAACAACCTGCAACTTCTGAAGTTTCAGAAAGCAGTAGCAGTGACAATGGCCAACGCGTAAATGCGACACCATCTGCTAGAAAATATGCACGCGAAAAAGGTATTGATTTAAACGATGTTGCTTCTAATTCAGGCGATGTTGTGAGAAAAGAACACATCGACCAAAGTCAAAACAAACAAGCTTCATCAAGTAATGCAGCTGATTCAAGTAAAAAAGAAGAAGCAAAAGCACCAGCAAATCAAAACCCTTCAAAACCAGTTAGAAGAGAAAAAATGTCTCGTCGTAAGAAAACAGCTTCTAAAAAATTATTAGAAGTATCTAACAACACTGCAATGTTAACTACATTCAATGAAATCGACATGACAAATGTTATGAACTTACGTAAACGTAAAAAAGAACAGTTTATTAAAGATCATGACGGTACAAAACTTGGATTTATGTCATTCTTCACAAAAGCAGCAGTAGCAGCATTGAAAAAATATCCAGAAGTTAATGCTGAAATCGATGGCGATGACATGATTACAAAAGAATTCTATGATATCGGTGTAGCAGTTTCAACTGACGACGGATTACTAGTACCTTTCGTTAGAGATTGTGACAAGAAAAACTTTGCTGAAATCGAAGCTGAAATTGCTAACTTAGCAGTTAAAGCTCGCGACAAAAAATTAGGATTAGATGATATGGTTAACGGATCGTTCACGATTACTAATGGTGGTATCTTTGGTTCAATGATGTCAACACCAATTATTAACGGTAGTCAAGCAGCAATCCTAGGCATGCACTCTATCATCACACGTCCAATTGCAATTGATGCAGACACAATCGAAAACCGTCCAATGATGTACATTGCATTAAGCTATGACCACAGAATTATCGACGGCAAAGAAGCAGTTGGATTCTTAAAAACAATTAAAGACTTAATCGAAAACCCAGAAGATTTATTATTAGAATCTTAA
- a CDS encoding NUDIX domain-containing protein: MKDAVIREFFEETGFDIEVENIVAINEGKILNHNNHALFITFSCKIVGGTLTNNSPEEISEIKWLKSNEIDNYIKYYQSNIIELFNNKADYFYEGEFEI; the protein is encoded by the coding sequence TTGAAGGATGCAGTAATTAGAGAATTTTTTGAAGAAACAGGTTTCGATATAGAGGTGGAAAATATAGTTGCAATTAACGAAGGTAAAATCTTGAACCATAATAATCATGCTTTATTTATAACATTTAGTTGTAAAATAGTAGGTGGGACTTTAACTAATAATTCCCCAGAAGAAATATCAGAAATAAAATGGCTAAAAAGTAATGAAATTGATAATTATATCAAATATTATCAATCTAATATTATAGAGTTATTTAATAATAAAGCTGATTATTTTTATGAAGGTGAATTCGAAATATAA
- a CDS encoding alpha/beta hydrolase produces MNKKIVLESAAQKFSDANKPHPRIYELAPEDGRNLLEEVQTSPVEKYDVDIEDTNFSTEKWGDIQVRFIRPKGNKDKLPIIYYIHGAGWVFGSAKTHDKLVRELAVRTNSVVVFPEYTRSPEAKYPTAIEQNYDVLQQLKDVSEKKNFDINKLTVAGDSVGGNMATVMTIMTKQYGGLPIKQQLLYYPVTNAEFDTESYNQFAENYYLTKEGMQWFWNQYTADSKERAEITASPLRASIEDLKGLPPAMILNAEADVLRDEGEAYANKLREAGVEIAQIRFQGTIHDFVMVNDLDQTSATREAMDISTSWINKKNNY; encoded by the coding sequence ATGAATAAAAAAATAGTTTTAGAGTCTGCCGCACAAAAATTTAGTGATGCTAACAAGCCACATCCACGCATTTATGAATTAGCCCCTGAAGATGGTCGAAATTTACTAGAAGAAGTACAAACATCCCCAGTGGAAAAATATGATGTAGATATTGAAGATACAAATTTTTCAACTGAAAAATGGGGGGATATTCAAGTCCGTTTTATTCGCCCGAAAGGAAATAAAGATAAGCTTCCAATAATATATTATATACATGGAGCTGGTTGGGTTTTTGGCAGTGCAAAAACACATGACAAATTAGTAAGAGAATTAGCTGTAAGAACAAACTCTGTAGTAGTATTCCCAGAATATACACGCTCTCCAGAAGCTAAATACCCAACAGCAATTGAACAAAATTATGATGTATTGCAACAACTAAAAGACGTATCTGAAAAGAAAAATTTTGATATCAATAAATTAACAGTTGCAGGTGATTCAGTTGGCGGTAATATGGCTACTGTAATGACTATCATGACAAAACAATACGGTGGATTGCCAATAAAACAGCAGTTGTTATATTATCCTGTAACAAATGCAGAATTTGATACAGAATCATATAACCAATTTGCTGAAAATTACTATCTTACTAAAGAAGGTATGCAATGGTTTTGGAATCAATATACAGCGGATTCTAAAGAAAGAGCAGAAATCACTGCATCTCCGTTACGTGCTTCTATTGAAGATCTTAAGGGACTACCGCCTGCTATGATTCTAAATGCAGAAGCTGATGTATTACGCGATGAGGGCGAGGCTTATGCAAATAAATTAAGAGAAGCTGGCGTTGAAATAGCTCAAATACGTTTCCAAGGAACAATTCATGACTTTGTTATGGTGAATGACTTGGATCAAACCAGTGCAACTCGAGAAGCTATGGATATTTCAACATCTTGGATTAATAAGAAAAACAATTATTAA
- a CDS encoding NAD-dependent epimerase/dehydratase family protein, whose translation MQTILGSNGQIGQEIAKEIYSKYTKNIRLVSRKPKKIHDTDEVVPADLMKYEDTYKAIEGSDIVYFAVGLPSNSEMWEKRFPIIMENVIKACQETNSKLAFFDNTYMYEKNDNVQVESSPFKAKGRKSKVRAEMANMLLSAMKDETIDAVIGRAPEFYGPDLTQSITNSMIFNRVKEGKRAIVPLSDSVLRTLIWTPDASRALALLGNTPDAYGETWHLPTDSSITYRNLINKVENIINKKVNYTVLPMWMFKVGSLFNKQVKELVELLPRYKYDNIFKSQKFKKQFPDFKTTTFDEGINQVFSKK comes from the coding sequence GTGCAGACAATACTAGGAAGTAATGGACAAATTGGACAAGAAATTGCTAAAGAAATTTATAGTAAATATACTAAAAACATACGGTTGGTAAGTAGAAAACCTAAAAAAATACACGATACTGATGAAGTGGTCCCAGCAGATTTGATGAAATATGAGGATACTTATAAAGCTATTGAAGGCAGCGATATTGTTTACTTTGCTGTTGGTTTACCATCTAATTCAGAAATGTGGGAAAAACGGTTTCCTATAATTATGGAAAATGTTATTAAAGCATGTCAAGAAACGAACAGCAAATTAGCGTTCTTTGATAATACTTATATGTATGAAAAAAATGATAATGTGCAAGTAGAAAGTAGTCCATTTAAAGCAAAAGGACGTAAATCAAAAGTACGCGCTGAAATGGCTAACATGTTATTATCAGCTATGAAAGATGAAACAATTGATGCAGTCATTGGTCGCGCACCAGAATTTTATGGGCCAGATTTAACTCAAAGTATAACGAACTCTATGATTTTTAATCGCGTTAAAGAAGGCAAACGAGCAATTGTTCCATTGAGTGATTCTGTTCTACGTACACTTATATGGACGCCTGATGCTAGTCGCGCATTAGCATTGCTTGGTAATACACCTGATGCTTATGGAGAAACTTGGCATTTACCTACAGATTCTAGCATTACCTATAGAAATCTTATAAATAAAGTTGAAAATATTATTAATAAAAAAGTTAACTATACTGTGCTTCCAATGTGGATGTTTAAAGTAGGAAGCCTATTCAATAAACAAGTTAAGGAACTTGTTGAACTTTTACCTAGATATAAGTATGACAATATATTCAAATCACAAAAGTTTAAAAAACAATTTCCTGATTTTAAAACAACAACATTTGATGAAGGTATCAATCAAGTATTTTCCAAAAAGTAA
- a CDS encoding ATP-binding cassette domain-containing protein: protein MTQHLIAFHNVSKTINRTTIIKNFSLTIPPNSTTYIQGTNGIGKSVTLKLIAQLIKPTKGKLKVHGTISYMPDVFPKNNKVTVNEFLTTIYKIENAKSVHNMDKALAFYYDKLNLSQFKNKKLIDLSKGTLQKVNIIQTLLKDADIYIFDEPFNGLDQQTLNNFVQLLKKLKANKALILTSHEYDIANDLATHILNLNNATYTANQSFHQSNVKYVTIPYANHLPQESLQYIEFSETYDNKMTLTVKSADSNTLLDILIKNNHTILEVREESLC, encoded by the coding sequence ATGACACAACATTTAATAGCATTTCACAATGTTTCTAAAACAATAAATCGTACTACGATAATTAAAAATTTTTCATTAACCATTCCGCCAAATTCCACTACCTACATACAAGGAACTAATGGCATCGGTAAAAGTGTAACTTTAAAATTAATCGCTCAATTAATTAAACCAACTAAAGGAAAATTAAAAGTACACGGTACAATAAGTTATATGCCAGATGTTTTTCCTAAAAATAACAAAGTTACAGTTAATGAGTTTTTAACTACAATCTACAAAATCGAAAACGCTAAAAGCGTACATAATATGGATAAAGCACTCGCTTTCTATTATGACAAATTGAATTTAAGTCAGTTTAAAAATAAAAAGTTAATCGACTTATCAAAGGGGACATTACAAAAAGTAAATATAATCCAAACCTTATTAAAAGATGCTGATATTTATATTTTTGATGAACCATTTAATGGATTAGACCAGCAAACGCTAAATAACTTTGTTCAATTACTTAAAAAATTAAAGGCAAATAAGGCTCTAATATTAACGTCTCATGAATATGACATTGCTAATGACTTAGCAACACATATTTTAAATTTAAATAACGCTACATATACTGCAAATCAATCATTTCATCAATCTAATGTTAAATACGTAACAATACCTTATGCTAATCATTTACCACAAGAGTCACTTCAATATATTGAATTTAGCGAAACCTACGACAATAAAATGACGCTCACAGTAAAAAGTGCTGATAGTAATACATTATTAGATATATTGATAAAAAATAATCACACAATACTAGAAGTTAGGGAAGAAAGCTTATGTTAA
- a CDS encoding NUDIX hydrolase, translated as MNEIKVVYGLVKNENGEILSVHNIKHNTWSLPGGAVEKMKV; from the coding sequence ATGAACGAAATAAAAGTTGTTTATGGCTTAGTTAAAAATGAAAATGGTGAAATATTATCAGTTCATAACATAAAGCATAATACATGGAGCTTACCAGGTGGCGCTGTTGAAAAAATGAAAGTTTGA